GGGAAAGCTCATTATAATACGGATGATTTATGGCCTGCTGTACGGCTATCGGCCCCAGTGCGGAGCCGCCTATGCCTAAAACAACAAAAGCTTCTATATCGTCTTTAACCTCATTAACATACTGCAATATTTCCTCCACAACTTCATCTTGATTGTAAGGCAGATCCCTCCAATCCATTTTTCCCGTTTCCCTTTTATCCTTCATAGCTTTCTTTGCAGCGTCAATTTTGCCCTCAAGTTTTCTGATGTCGCCTTCGCATATTCCGTGTTCCCCTACGAAGTCTGTCATCATGTTGTTAAAATCAAGCCTAATTTTATCCATTCATCTAACCCCCATAATATTTTTTAATGGGCACAGACGCCCTAAATCAAGACATATGCCGCCGTTACGGCCAAATAAAAAACAATCGAAACTTCAAAATAAGACGGAAGAAAACGTATTGAACCGCTCTATTCTGTTTCCGGCAGATCATAAAGGGTTTCAAAAACATATCCTTCGGCCTTCAGATCCTTTAGTATACGATCGAGCGCTTGAGTATTAGACGTACTTACGGCATGAAGCAGAGTTATACATCCGTTATGCGTATAATCCATAACCCAGTCGTAAGCCGCCTGCGCTCCCGGCTGGTCGTCTACAAGCCAGTCTTTGTACGCAAAACTCCAGAAAATCGTTTTGTACCCCAACTCATGAGTTTTTTCAAGGGTCCTGATACTGTATTCCCCTTCAGGCGGCCTGAAAAACGGGGGCATGTCCTCCCCTGTAACTTCTTTAAAGTATTGCGCGCATCCGAGTATTTCATTTTCTATTTCTTCATCGGTAAGGGAACTCATCTGCGGGTGAGTTACCGAATGGTTGCCTACGATATGGCCTTCCGCAACCATACGCTTAACAAGTTCCGGTTCCGATTCTATATAGCTTTTTGTAACAAAAAACGCCGCCTTAACGTCGTTGTCTTTTAAAATATCAAGTATTTCGCTTGTGCATCCGTTTTCATAACCTTCGTCAAACGTAAGATATATAACTTTGCGGCTTACATCTCCTAAATAGTATGCCCCATATTGGCTTATATTAATATCCCCCTGTGCGGAAGGCGGCACTTTTTCCGTATTTCTTTTAAACCACCAGCTTTTGCTGTCATTATATCCGACAAGCGGGCTGTTTTGTTCGGGCTGCGGCGGCATTGCAGTTTCTTCGGCGTCCTGTTCGCCGACTTCCTCCTCTTGCAAAACAGTATCATGCAGTTGAACCGTTTCTTCGGCAGTATTTTCAGCCGAAACTACGGGAACCTCCGCAGCCTCTTCATATCCTTCATGGGTTGCTTCCTGCATAAATGGAGCCGCACTGCCTTTAGCGGTTTCACTGCAGACGCCGACGGCCGCCCCGACAGGAGAAACGCTTATAACGGCCGCCAAAGCCGCCGCCGTCAAAGATGAAAAAATCTCCATACAAACACCTCTTTCTCATTTTGTAAAACAAGCCGATATAATCACGCCGACACTCCGTATAATAACAATGGTATACTATAAAACAAAAAAATACATTTAAAAATTCTTAAAAATTACATAAACTAAACGGCTGAAATTATAAAAACAGGTAAAATATGCTTAAACCTATATTTTTTACATGATTTAAGATAACTTTTCCGTTATGAAAATATTTTATGAAAACACAAATAATTCTTTCTCAAACATGGATTTTTTGGTTGGAACCCTTTTATATGCGTACTGTTTCTATAAAAATATATTAACATATTATGATATGATTTTCTACCTAAATTTAAAATCATATTTTTTTAAAATTCTTCTTGCATTAAGGCG
This genomic window from Anaerotignum faecicola contains:
- the pdaA gene encoding delta-lactam-biosynthetic de-N-acetylase, with product MEIFSSLTAAALAAVISVSPVGAAVGVCSETAKGSAAPFMQEATHEGYEEAAEVPVVSAENTAEETVQLHDTVLQEEEVGEQDAEETAMPPQPEQNSPLVGYNDSKSWWFKRNTEKVPPSAQGDINISQYGAYYLGDVSRKVIYLTFDEGYENGCTSEILDILKDNDVKAAFFVTKSYIESEPELVKRMVAEGHIVGNHSVTHPQMSSLTDEEIENEILGCAQYFKEVTGEDMPPFFRPPEGEYSIRTLEKTHELGYKTIFWSFAYKDWLVDDQPGAQAAYDWVMDYTHNGCITLLHAVSTSNTQALDRILKDLKAEGYVFETLYDLPETE